The Etheostoma cragini isolate CJK2018 chromosome 15, CSU_Ecrag_1.0, whole genome shotgun sequence genome window below encodes:
- the ppp1caa gene encoding protein phosphatase 1, catalytic subunit, alpha isozyme a: protein MAEPDKLNIDSIIQRLLEVKGSRPGKNVQLTEGEIRGLCLKSREIFLSQPILLELEAPLKICGDVHGQYYDLLRLFEYGGFPPESNYLFLGDYVDRGKQSLETICLLLAYKIKYPENFFLLRGNHECASINRIYGFYDECKRRYNIKLWKTFTDCFNCLPVAAIVDEKIFCCHGGLSPDLQSMEQIRRVMRPTDVPDQGLLCDLLWADPDKDVLGWGENDRGVSFTFGADVVAKFLHKHDMDLICRAHQVVEDGYEFFAKRQLVTLFSAPNYCGEFDNAGAMMSVDETLMCSFQILKPADKKLYPYGTGGMGSGRPVTPPRNSAKAPKAKK from the exons atggcgGAGCCAGACAAATTAAACATCGACTCTATAATTCAGCGTCTCTTGGAAG TCAAGGGCTCTCGACCAGGGAAGAATGTCCAGCTGACCGAGGGTGAGATCCGTGGCCTTTGCCTAAAGTCCCGTGAAATCTTCTTGAGCCAGCCAATCCTGCTTGAACTAGAGGCTCCCCTCAAAATCTGTG GTGATGTCCATGGTCAGTACTATGATCTGCTCCGGCTGTTTGAATATGGAGGCTTCCCCCCAGAAAGCAACTACCTGTTCCTGGGTGACTATGTAGACAGAGGGAAGCAGTCACTGGAGACTATCTGCCTGCTTCTAGCCTACAAGATTAAATATCCAGAGAACTTTTTCCTGCTGCGTGGAAACCACGAATGCGCCTCTATTAATCGAATCTACGGCTTTTATGACGAGT GTAAGCGGCGGTATAACATTAAGCTGTGGAAGACCTTCACAGACTGCTTCAACTGTTTACCTGTGGCTGCCATTGTAGATGAGAAAATCTTCTGCTGTCATGGAG GCCTCTCCCCTGATCTTCAGTCTATGGAGCAGATCCGCAGAGTAATGCGACCCACAGACGTGCCTGACCAGGGTTTGCTGTGTGACCTGCTGTGGGCTGATCCAGACAAAGATGTGCTGGGCTGGGGGGAAAACGACCGTGGTGTCTCCTTCACATTCGGGGCAGATGTGGTTGCCAAATTTTTGCATAAACACGACATGGACCTAATATGCAGGGCGCATCAG GTGGTAGAAGACGGTTATGAGTTTTTTGCAAAGAGGCAACTTGTCACCTTATTCTCTGCTCCCAACTACTGTGGAGAGTTTGACAACGCCGGTGCTATGATGAGTGTGGATGAGACACTCATGTGCTCCTTCCAG ATTCTGAAGCCAGCAGATAAGAAATTGTATCCTTATGGAACTGGAGGAATGGGATCTGGGAGGCCGGTCACCCCGCCGCGAAATTCAGCCAAGGCCCCCAAGGCCAAGAAATAA